A window of the Cheilinus undulatus linkage group 21, ASM1832078v1, whole genome shotgun sequence genome harbors these coding sequences:
- the cdr2l gene encoding cerebellar degeneration-related protein 2-like, which translates to MLRAGRMEEFVTEEEEPWYDQRDLEQDLHLAAELGKTLLERNKELEDSLQQMYINNEEQVHEIEYLSKQLEMLREMNEQHAKVYEQLDVTARELEITNEKLVLESKASQQKIDRLMGTMETLQGQVDSLTARVEELRTLEELRVRREKKERRKTVHSFPCLKELCTAPRYEDGFLLANPGSVDLAERRPVDEENERLRDIVSSLRSAMATERSKREGAERECAAVLQEFERLEQRLLGAEGCQLRVQELEAELQEMQQLRKSRMSLVGGMEEGLETLLSNGPETDTPEVGVEEGGEGGSGEAGGTGQQGGPVRKSCSDTALNAISARDASGRRQGSYALHANGVRKRGMSILREVDEQYHALLEKYEELLGKCRRHEESLCHAGVQTSRPVSRDPSMKEYCMASEGPSTSGAVATPPTPPQTPSTPEALEGISRQVEQVDKRLSQNTPEYKALFKEIFSRLQKTKSDMNSTKSRKSHK; encoded by the exons ATGCTTCGTGCAGGCAGGATGGAGGAGTTTGTCACGGAGGAAGAGGAGCCGTGGTACGACCAGCGAGACCTGGAGCAAG ATCTGCACCTGGCAGCCGAGCTTGGCAAGACGCTCCTGGAACGCAACAAGGAGCTCGAGGACTCTCTGCAGCAGATGTACATCAACAATGAGGAGCAAGTGCATGAGATAGAG TATCTTTCCAAGCAACTGGAAATGTTACGGGAGATGAATGAGCAGCATGCAAAGGTATACGAACAGCTGGATGTGACCGCCAGAGAGCTGGAGATCACCAACGAGAAGCTGGTGCTGGAGAGCAAGGCTTCGCAACAGAAAATAGACAG ACTGATGGGAACCATGGAGACTCTGCAGGGTCAGGTGGACAGTCTGACGGCTCGGGTGGAGGAGCTAAGAACTCTGGAGGAACTGAGGGTTCGCAGGGAGAAGAAGGAACGGCGCAAGACCGTGCACTCCTTCCCCTGTCTCAAAGAGCTCTGCACCGCACCAAG GTATGAGGATGGCTTCCTGTTGGCTAACCCGGGCAGTGTAGACCTTGCCGAGAGACGACCTGTCGATGAGGAGAACGAGCGCCTCAGGGACATCGTCTCCTCCCTGCGCTCAGCGATGGCCACAGAGCGATCGAAGAGGGAGGGTGCTGAGCGGGAGTGTGCTGCCGTGCTGCAGGAGTTTGAGCGTCTGGAGCAGCGTCTGTTGGGAGCGGAGGGCTGCCAGCTGCGGGTTCAGGAGCTCGAGGCTGAGCTGCAGGAGATGCAGCAGCTTAGGAAGTCCAGGATGTCTTTGGTTGGAGGTATGGAGGAGGGCTTGGAGACTCTGCTCAGCAACGGCCCAGAGACTGACACCCCTGAGGTCGGGGTGGAGGAAGGAGGCGAAGGCGGTTCTGGAGAGGCTGGGGGAACGGGGCAGCAGGGAGGCCCGGTGAGGAAAAGCTGCAGCGACACAGCTCTAAATGCAATTTCAGCCCGCGATGCATCAGGCAGGCGACAGGGCAGCTACGCTCTCCACGCCAACGGCGTCCGCAAGCGTGGCATGTCCATCCTGCGAGAGGTTGACGAGCAGTACCACGCCCTACTGGAGAAGTACGAGGAGCTGCTGGGGAAGTGCCGCCGTCACGAGGAGAGCCTGTGCCATGCTGGGGTGCAGACGTCACGTCCTGTCTCCAGAGACCCCTCCATGAAAGAATACTGCATGGCTTCTGAAGGCCCGTCCACATCCGGGGCCGTCGCCACTCCTCCGACACCTCCTCAAACCCCCTCCACACCTGAAGCTCTGGAGGGGATCAGCAGGCAGGTGGAGCAGGTGGACAAACGGCTGAGCCAGAACACGCCGGAGTACAAGGCTCTGTTCAAAGAGATCTTCTCACGTTTGCAGAAGACGAAGAGTGATATGAACTCCACCAAGAGCAGGAAGAGTCACAAATGA